From the Triticum urartu cultivar G1812 chromosome 4, Tu2.1, whole genome shotgun sequence genome, the window ACAAACTGTGTTGTCAGTTCTGGCTAGTGGTAGATTGGAAAGTGTGTGGTTATACGACCACGACCTCCCAGCGAAGGTCAGACTTTGATTAGCTTGGGCATATCTCATTTCAAGGAAGATGACAGTAAAACAGACGCTTATTTAAACTTCAAAGATATGAAGATCGGTTGGCACAACAGGTTCATATTTTTGTTTAGTTTTTACTGTATGCTGAATAAATAGGAACTGCTGTTATTTGGCTATGTTGTTGGGCAAGTACCAAGGCATAACTCATTTCAATCGTAAAATCATCTACGTATGTTACTGGTCAATCTCCATGAAGAGGAAATATCAAAGAAAAAATATCTCCATGGAGAGGCAAAATCGCCTTTCTTCGGTTATGCTTCTCTCTTATAATGCAGACACAAACAATCACCGTGGAAATGCAGTGAGGTTTATAGCCATCACTACGGCAAGGCAAAACCATCTTCCATGCACTCTGTTCTGAtctcctgcatcagctcctgcaGGAGTGAAGGATTGCTTGTGACAATTGCATCAACCTGCTCATACAGCATCCTCTTCATGGAGTCGCTATCGTCAACAGTCCATGCATACACTTTTCTATCATTTCTGTGTTTCAAACCAAGCGGTTACAAATTTTAATTAGCTGTCAGACTAATTTCTTCGTCTAATTTCAAAAAAGGATAGTCATTACCTGTGCATGACCTTCATGAGCTTCTCGTGGATCAAAGGATGGTATACACCAGCAACTTTTGCCCCTTCAATCCGCACCAACTCCATTCTTCTGCCAGTGGACCAATCCATCATAACAATATAGCCAACCTATAACAGATAAATTGCATGTTTGAGTTACATTACAGAAGTGGTTGCAGCCATGTCGGCATGGATGACAGAGTGGGAGTGGGTTATTGACTTGTATTGTATTAAGAGCTGAAAATACAGAATAGTTTACCATAACATCTTTACACAACTTGATCAGATCTCGTCCTATGTCGTCACTTTTTGCCCAGATAACACAATTTTTGCAGTTTGTTCTCCTGATCTGCAAATAATGAAAATTATATTGATGCAGGATAGGTTTTTATCAAATCTGCTCAAAAACTGCAATACTGAAGACTATTATAGTCCAATGACAAATGACAGAAACTAACAAGCAGATAAAGAAGTGCACAAGTTCAATTAGATGCAGATGGATAGAGCAATAGACGATTTTGCCATGGATGAAAATGCTAATTTCAGAAGCAATACGTGATCAAGTCTTATATACCAGACTACTAACTACTGTAAGCATTTCCACTGTTACACAAATCACATATTACAATCAACAGGCCCCAATTAAGTTTAACCTCTAGAAACTGAAACGTAGATAAAGGTATAACTTTATTAAGGTAAAACAAGAAATGAGCTACCTGGAACTTACAATAGACATTACATCTTCCGCCAAACCTTTCTCAAATGAAGGAGGACCAACTTTGACATCCAGAATTACTTGCCTTACAGACTGTGATTGTGATATCAACTACAAGAGAAAAGTTCAGTAGCATAGCAATCAATTAATTCATTGAAGTGTGTGTATATCAAACATAATCCACCTATGGCAACATTTTACACAAGTCATTTGAAGCTCAAGTGATTACAATGATTACTAAAATACTACTAACAACAAAAACTCATTAGGCAAATGCTTACCTCTAGAGCATCTTCTACTTTGGGAACTTCCTGGTTGCGGACTGTTTTCGATAGCTGAAACCTCGTGGTCACCGCTTTTATCTTTGAAGACTAAAGGTCACTTTGTTAGTGTTTCGTCACCAGATCAACATATGACAAGCGTCAGCTGATGATCAGGTTGTGCTAAGGAAACTAGGACTGAATAAAAATATATGCAGCTAGTTCACAACACGCAGTTAATATTATCATTTGACTGGCTTTTGTAGCCTCGCTAAAATAATAAAGCACCACTAATGAaccaagaccaagaccaacaaATTTGGCAAGTTACAGCTAGATTAAACAGAAGGCGATTAAAGAGAAGATTGCTTCAAACGcctatacctggataggagtgcagacaacatagagaagtacaagatggcgaagaaggccgcaaagcgagttgttggtgaagcaaggggtcgggcatatgaggacctctaccaacggttaggcacgaaggaaggtgaaagggacatctataagatggccaagatccgagagaggaagacgagggatattggccaagtcaaatgcatcaaggacggagcaggccaactcttggtgaaggacgaggagattaagcatagatggcgggagtacttcgacaagctgttcaatggggagaatgagagttctaccattgaactggacgactcctttgatgagaccagcatgcgttttgtgcggcgaatccaggagtctgaggtcaaggaggctttaaaaaggatgaaaggaggcaaggcgatgggccctgattgtatccccattgaggtgtggaaaggtctcggggacatagcgatagtatggctaaccaagcttttcaacctcatttttcgggcaaacaagatgccagaagaatggagacggagtatattagtaccaatcttcaagaacaaggggggtgttcagagttgtactaattaccgtggaattaagctgatgagccatacaatgaagctatgggagagagtcattgagcaccgcttaagaagaatgacaagcgtgaccaaaaatcagtttggtttcatgcctgggaggtcgaccatggaagccattttcttggtacgacaacttatggagagatatagggagcaaaagaaggacttgcatatggtgttcattgacttggagaaggcctatgataagataccgcggaatgtcatgtggtgggccttggagaaacacaaagtcccagcaaagtacattaccctcatcaaggacatgtacgataatgttgtgacaagtgatgtcgacactgatgacttcccgattaagataggactgcatcaggggtcagctttgagcccttatctttttgcattggtgatggatgaggtcacaagggatatacaggagatatcccatggtgtatgctctttgcggatgatgtggtgctagttgacgatagtcggacgggggtaaataggaagttagagttatggaaacaaaccttggaatcgaaagggtttcttagtagaactaaaaccgagtacatgatgtgcggtttcagtactactaggtgtgaggaggttagccttgatggccaggtggtacctcagaaggacacctttcggtatttggggtcaatgctgcaggaggatgggggtattgatgaagatgtgaaccatcgaatcaaagccggatggatgaagtggcgccaagcttctggcattctctgtgacaagagagtgccacaaaagctaaaaggcaagttctacaggacggcggttcgacccgcaatgttgtatggcgctgagtgtgggccgactaaaaggcgacatgttcaacagttaggtgtggcggagatgcgtatgttgagatggatgtgtggccacacgaggaaggatcgagtccggaatgatgatatacgagatagagttggggtagcaccaattgaagagaagcttgtccaacatcatctgagatggtttgggcatattcaacgcaggcctccagaagctccggtgcatagtggacggctaaagcgtgcggagaatgtcaagagagggcggggtagaccgaatttgacatgggaggagtccgttaagagagacctgaaggattggagtatcaccaaagagctagctatggacaggggtgcgtggaagcttgctatccatgtgccaaagccatgagttggttgcgagatcttatgggtttcacctctagcctaccctaacttgtttgggactaaaggctttgttgttgttgttgacaGCTAGATTAAACAAAACAAAATGAGCTCACCTCATGAGTGCTCCAGTGGCCAACTTTTGCTGTAGAATTACCAGACATTCTTTGCAGATCCCTAACTGTGTGAATTTTGAATTAGGCCCATGATATGTTATTATAAATAAACAATTAGCATGCAGACTACTGTACTAAAGAATTTTTGGCTAATTTATATTTAAGTGTCAACTCAGTGACTAATGCTTGTTGATGCCAACTCTAATAATGTTAAACttacaaaaggaatatcttttggGTTCCCACACTTTCTTCAAACAATGCAAACAGGCCAATACCAGAAGGTGAAACCCTTTGATAATTATAAGCTCCATTTATACTGAGGCAAACTATCATTAGAAAAGTAAGCAGCTACATGTCATTTAGTTAGAAGTAGAActgaaaaggaaaaaaatatCAACGTAGATGGTCTCCGAAATGTCAATGTATTAATAATGTGTGACCAAACATCCAAATGCAGATATAAATTGCATAATTCTCCATCCAATAGACAGGAGAACTTATTTAGCGTTGCATTTGCCAGTTAGTAACCAATCAGCAAGTGAGCCAGGTTGCTATGCACGAGAAAATGGTATATGATGGATCAACCTACAGTTTAATCTGCGAATAATGAATCAAACAAAGAATGTCCAAATCAAATGGTACACAACAAAAACCAATCCACAGCCCATTAGTATTATAATCTGTAACTGGTGTCTCCAGTTCCATTAATCTTGACCTATGTTCACGGATAGATACAACAAATGCAGCAATGCTTACTGAGCTCAGCTACTGCACCTAGTGAACAGTCAACAGTCGCGGGAGCAGTTCATGTTACACATAACTGGCATGTTCCAGGTCCATTATACTACTACAGCCAAGCAGGGCTTCAATTACCTGTCATGGAGCGCTAAGAGGGTTCCATCTGAGGACCTCGAAACATCCACCTCCACACAGTCTACACGGGCATCCAGAGCCATCCTGAAGGCGTCCATCTGAAACCAACAACTCACAAGTCACATCTCCGGttaaaaaggaaagaaaaagaaaTCCACCCGTAACAACTTCAGTGTGAATCCGGGATGACGGTGATCTGCCACCCACCGAGTTTGGGAACGCGTTGGTGGAGTCGCCGCCGTGGGCGCACACCAGCGGCGGGCTCGGGATCCACCCGCAACTCCTCTCGCGCATCTGGAGAGGCAATAGATCGTTAGAATCAACGCGTCGCCTATAAAAGATTTCGAAAGGGGAAGAGATCTCGAAGGATGGACGGGTGTGGGGACGCACGCGGTTGAAGCGGCGGAGGCGGAAGTGGAAGAAGGCCGGAGGGACGAGCGAGagggcggcgaggaggaggagcagaCGAAAGAGGCGGCTGGAaggaaggaggcggcggaggcgaaAGAGGAGGGTGGCAGCCGGCGAGGCCCTCTTGCCGGCGGGGAAAAGAGGGAGCGGCGGCGGCTGCCTCCCGAGCCCGAGGAGCCCTCTCATGCTCTGCCTTTCAGCGCTCTCTCGGTTCTTCCTCGCTGTGCAAACGAGGCACTCGTTTGCATATTTACCTTTGTTTTTTTTAAATTAGACTTACCTTTTTTTTCGAAATGGATCTAGCTTTATTATTCCATTAAGAGCATCTCCTCAGAATAAGAGCATGCACCCTTAAAAAGCTTTTAACTCCTCAGGAAATTTAATTTTTATCTGGTTTAACTCCTAAAAAAATACAAGCGATGCATCGGTTGCTGTCGCAGCCACTTTGTAGGAAAAAATCAACCCTTTCCTCGTGATGGCCTCTTTTCCCCGCTCACTCGCATCAATGTCGGTATTGCCTTCGGCGTCCACCTAGCCTCTGTCGTCGTCCCGCTGGCACCTTGTAGCCTTTGCCGCCCTCCTATCCCATTCCAATTCGCTCGTCGGTCGTCGCCCTTGCCGGAATCAACTCATATCGCCGGTGTCACCGCCTTGATCCTGTGGACGAAAAAACCAACCTCCTAGCTTGGTTTGGGCCAAAAGGAGTTGGTAAACGACCGACATGTCAGGCTGGTGGATCGCGATCGAGGCTCGCCGCACCACCTGACAAACAAAGCTTCACCTGGTGCAACCGATCGTCCCGATGTTGGCCTGTCCTCGGGGAGCCAGGCACAGATACCTCCCCCAGCTAGAAGAAGGTGACATCGTCGAAGGCTCATTGCTACTAGTGTTATCGCGTATCTTGCTGTTGGAAGCATGTGAGTAATGACAGAAAAGGCCTCCTGAGTACCCTACCCCGCACGAGAGCTCGGGTGCTCCCGGGTATCCTTTTTGCGCTGTTTTCTAACCTAAGTTTCCAAGTTCAGGCTGCCCTGCCTCCTTTTCCTTCTGTTTTATCTGCTCCCTCGTTGGCGAGGCCCTTTGGGAGGGGTGTGCCACGAATATTTGATCTCAGCGCTTAAATCCGACGATTCCCGATCAAGTGGTCAAAACGAGCCAATGGTTTTCTCTCTAGTTCAAGCAGAGCGACTATGCTCTGGGTCGCCGTCCTACACGTCACCCCGCTTCCAGACATTgttgctgaaggaaatatgccctaggggcaataataaagttattatttatttccttatatcatgataaatgtttattattcatgctagaattgtattaaccggaaacataatacatgtgtgaatacatagacaaacagagtgtcactagtatgcctctacttgactagctcgttgatcgaagatggttatgtttcctaaccatagacatgagttgtcatttgattaacgggatcacatcattaggagaatgatgtgattgacttgacccattccgttagcttagcacttgatcgtttagtttgttgctattgctttcttcataacttatacatgttcgtatgactatgagattatgcaactcccgtttatcggaggaacactttgtgtgctaccaaacatcacaacgtaactgggtgattataaaggttctctacaggtgtctccaaaggtacttgttgggttggcgtatttcgagattaggatttgtcactccgattgtcggagaggtatctctgggccctctcggtaatgcacatcactcaagccttgcaagcattgcaactaataagttagttgcgggatgatgtattacggaacgagtaaatagacttgccggtaacgagattgaactaggtattgagataccgacgattgaatctcgggcaagtaacataccgatgacaaagggaacaacgtatgttgttatgcggtctgaccgataaagatcttcgtagaatatgtaggagccaatatgagcatccaggttccgctattggttattgaccggagacgtgtctcggtcatgtctacatagttctcgaacccgtagggtccgcacgcttaaagttcgatgacgatcgtaattagagtttttgtgttttgatgtaccgaaggttgttcggagtcccggatgtgatcacggacatgacgaggagtctcgaaatggtcgagacataaagattgatatattggaagcctatatttggatatcggaaacgttccgggtgaaatcgggattttaccggagtaccggggggttaccggaaccctcccccccccggggggttaatgggcctacatgggccctaagggagaagaggagggccggccagggcaggccgcgccccccctccccccctagtccgaataggacaaggaagggggcggcgccccccctttcctcttccccccttcccctttccttctccaacaaggcaagagggtggagtcctactctcggtgggagtaggactcctccaggcgcacccctaggggccggccgcacctccccctccctcctttatatacgggggaaaggggacaccccatgacacacaagttgatcttcatgatcgttccttagccgtgtgcggtgcccccttccaccatattccacctcggtcatatcgtagcggtgcttaggcgaagccctgcgtcggtagaacatcatcaccgtcatcacgccgtcgtgctgacgaaactttccctcaacactcggctggatcggagctcgagggacgtcaccgagttgaacgtgtgcagaactcggaggtgccgtacgttcggtacttggatcggtcggatcgggaagacgtacgactacttcctttacgttgtgtcaacgcttccgttgctggtctacgagggtacgtagacaacactctcccctctcgttgctatgcatcaccatgatcttgcgtgtgcgtaggaattttttttgaaattactacgttacccaataGTCGCACCACCTTCGATCCCGTCGATGAGGGAGAGTGACACACTGACGCAGCTTGGCCCGGATTTGGCCACTATTGCAACCACCTTGGAGGGTCGTCGTCGTTGCGGCCACTTCATGGATCCACCCACCACGTCCCCGAGGCCGCCATCCTGGCGTCCACCACATAACAACAATCGACAGGATCAAGCCCTTAGGCAGGGTTGTACCACGGGATCCAGCATGTGCTCGCACAGGACCCACGCTGGCAGAACCCTAAAATGGCCGGATCGGAGCCATGTCCACACCCTCGTGCAGACCAATCTGCCACTCGCACCCGTCGTGCCGCCTTAGCAGCATCCTGTGCCATCTGAACTTCTGTTTGCAGCTGATGGTGGAGTCGAGGACCTCGAAGGCCGTGACGACGGTCAACACCACCACTGCATCGCGCACGACCTCGGGAAGGACACGCTAAGAACTCAAACCAGCACATGAGGCCACCAGGAGCGTCGCCAGCCACCGCATCATGTATGTTTTGTCTTAGATTAGAATGGAAGATAacttttgtaacatcccaaatttgcaattttgaatgttatacattagatcattatgcatgtcatattttcatgcattttggttgatcctagaaatttcacgcaactcaaggaccttcggagagagttggagatttcgttattttcatatttgagaattttctcgaatttgaaaagaggatcatttgatttatttcatcttcaataatttttccgatatcaaaaaaaatgagagagggaataatatgactttcccaaaattgaggaaaaatgaagatttaataaatagatcaagttttggtttttccggtgtttatttgcattttatttggatagggaaaaatgtgtgttttcaaaaattgcattttaggtccggagtaaagttctttttgttcgactcatttttgggagtcggggaaaatttactttagaatttttggagcccgtttagattttcttttctgtgtttttctgcgcgcgaaaccgtttaaaaaaaactcccgccaggccagccgggccaaaggcccagccagccggcctcctcccagccgcgcgcgcgccagcgccaggcgcaggcagccgccgccccaggccgaaTCCTATTAGGATTCTAGGGTAgcccccccctctttcctttgttccgttttcctttttcttctaggactctttttcctactctatttcttgttcCCTCCCCCAAGTAATCTCTcccctcaccaatataaataccccaacaccccccctctaaacccatcaaatcaaaccccaagccctccaccgcaccccaccccgcgccctacaccgccgtcgcgccaccccacacccgcgccgccgcaccttgcccatgccgccgccgccctacgccgccgccggagcccctcgccggagacctcgccggaggttgccccgcgtctcttctcctcggat encodes:
- the LOC125550786 gene encoding glycerophosphodiester phosphodiesterase GDPD4 isoform X2 — encoded protein: MRGLLGLGRQPPPLPLFPAGKRASPAATLLFRLRRLLPSSRLFRLLLLLAALSLVPPAFFHFRLRRFNRMRERSCGWIPSPPLVCAHGGDSTNAFPNSMDAFRMALDARVDCVEVDVSRSSDGTLLALHDRDLQRMSGNSTAKVGHWSTHEIKAVTTRFQLSKTVRNQEVPKVEDALELISQSQSVRQVILDVKVGPPSFEKGLAEDVMSIIRRTNCKNCVIWAKSDDIGRDLIKLCKDVMVGYIVMMDWSTGRRMELVRIEGAKVAGVYHPLIHEKLMKVMHRNDRKVYAWTVDDSDSMKRMLYEQVDAIVTSNPSLLQELMQEIRTECMEDGFALP
- the LOC125550786 gene encoding glycerophosphodiester phosphodiesterase GDPD4 isoform X1, encoding MRGLLGLGRQPPPLPLFPAGKRASPAATLLFRLRRLLPSSRLFRLLLLLAALSLVPPAFFHFRLRRFNRMRERSCGWIPSPPLVCAHGGDSTNAFPNSMDAFRMALDARVDCVEVDVSRSSDGTLLALHDRDLQRMSGNSTAKVGHWSTHESSKIKAVTTRFQLSKTVRNQEVPKVEDALELISQSQSVRQVILDVKVGPPSFEKGLAEDVMSIIRRTNCKNCVIWAKSDDIGRDLIKLCKDVMVGYIVMMDWSTGRRMELVRIEGAKVAGVYHPLIHEKLMKVMHRNDRKVYAWTVDDSDSMKRMLYEQVDAIVTSNPSLLQELMQEIRTECMEDGFALP